A single genomic interval of Puntigrus tetrazona isolate hp1 chromosome 1, ASM1883169v1, whole genome shotgun sequence harbors:
- the sh3d19 gene encoding SH3 domain-containing protein 19 isoform X8, with translation MAEARYDGDEDFSNVAIARRNSTDRSEKNKAEHLHISQGPLSSIKAAFKRTSARAHSQPDCSRERRRPEITILSAEPLTATSWHSGVSRQIPSTAFTTQPIWSESVLTSAQLPPSYEQVIKEKTKEQVTTPLPSPRRSHTTIATQTDSLEENVTHPDSCTLQNPSGVSEKQPKKPPRPSLPCKPDQKNRSSTCTSNSQPNVDVVSITRPVPQPRSKTNPLSSSNQVNVQPLIPLQDSWEGCPVTLVETSDAHSGKYLQELLDVFSSDPQSDLSDSVSIQGEQTRQSENMTSFHSDRNILSKIQAFESQSSKENDESSVPFPRPRKVFAKPPVLAPKPSIAPRPSVKKPKEEQVSEFVSHLYEEVDMPPMPAPRPQLLKKPSLDFRNVDSQPSFRTALIPPSRPSLVRGKNVSSPDEEEVALKGPPTPLKPSKDLLNLNNHNSTALLSNITSTANMLGNDYMDAPLNHSPTKPSRQGGFTYMGLQGVTKRPTVIRVPSKTDKNPEEAADVPPPLPVQKAVGGPPTPAKPSREDSFSFSSDMSLPPRPSGGKVLPPRPPPAKAGPGRPPPPRKDGSQRRPSDPGVSQIVPSKQQQPQWQQQNRRASKKGPALPPRPNPGHRLYNKYTLEIPHGVAEYDYNGTNTGELSFQKNEVLVLLEELDNKTFVCQVGNAKGTVQKTHMKIITPLISIPRNPVLQKNSSFSGMVENTGSSQVQALYDFTPEGPGELMLKAGDVVSNVEQLDSEWYMGTCRNITGFFPINYVKTLPATSAPPPRNEWKTKPFPDPVRGPRCVARFDFEGEQGDELSFSEGDVIRLKEYVGEEWARGEVGGHAGIFPLNFVEVLEDLPSMQKSVPNKIALPGMAGSPNTRMSYTATEVERNGEEWAVALYDFTAETDEDLPFQQGDRVLVTAHIDDEWWSGRVNGREGFFPKAFVETLPGGRKW, from the exons ATGGCTGAAGCCCGCTATGATGGAGATGAAGATTTTTCAAATGTTGCCATTGCGAGAAGAAATTCAACAG AtcgttcagaaaaaaataaagcagagcACTTACATATAAG tcaaggACCCCTTTCTTCAatcaaagcagcttttaaaaGAA CTTCTGCAAGAGCTCACTCGCAACCGGACTGCTCCAGAGAAAGAAG GCGTCCAGAGATAACCATCCTATCGGCAGAGCCGCTAACAGCCACTTCTTGGCATTCAGGGGTGTCCAGACAAATACCATCCACAGCTTTCACCACACAACCAATCTGGAGTGAGAGTGTTCTGACCTCTGCTCAG CTCCCACCATCCTATGAGCAGGTGATCAAGGAGAAGACTAAAGAGCAGGTTACCACACCTTTACCATCTCCACGACGCTCGCACACAACTATTGCCACACAGACTGACTCACTAGAGGAGAATGTGACGCATCCTGATTCCTGCACACTCCAAAATCCCAGTGGAG TTTCAGAGAAGCAGCCAAAAAAACCACCTCGGCCATCATTGCCCTGCAAACCAGATCAAAAAAACAGATCCTCTACATGCACTTCCAACTCTCAGCCCAATGTCGATGTAGTCTCAATCACACGTCCAGTGCCTCAACCACGTTCTAAAACAAATCCCTTGAGCTCATCCAACCAGGTCAATGTGCAACCTCTGATACCACTGCAAGACAGCTGGGAAGGTTGTCCTGTAACACTTGTGGAGACTTCTGATGCCCATTCAGGCAAGTATCTGCAGGAACTCTTAGATGTCTTCAGCTCTGATCCTCAAAGTGATCTGAGCGACAGTGTCAGCATCCAGGGAGAGCAGACGAGGCAAAGTGAAAACATGACCTCCTTTCACAGCGACCGCAACATCCTTTCAAAAATACAGGCCTTTGAAAGTCAGTCGAGCAAAGAGAACGATGAATCTTCTGTACCTTTTCCCCGTCCTCGTAAGGTTTTTGCCAAACCACCTGTGCTGGCACCAAAACCCTCCATTGCCCCACGACCGTCTGTAAAAAAGCCCAAAGAAGAGCAGGTTTCAGAATTTGTGAGTCACTTATACGAAGAGGTTGACATGCCACCCATGCCAGCTCCAAGACCTCAGCTTCTCAAAAAACCATCTTTAGACTTTAGAAATGTTGACTCTCAGCCTTCCTTCAGGACAGCCCTTATTCCACCGTCACGACCTTCATTGGTCAGAGGTAAGAATGTAAGTTCCCCGGATGAGGAAGAAGTGGCATTGAAAGGACCTCCCACCCCACTCAAGCCAAGCAAAGACCTGCTGAACCTCAATAACCATAATTCCACTGCACTTCTGTCTAACATCACATCCACAGCGAACATGCTTGGCAATGACTATATGGATGCTCCCCTTA ATCATTCTCCCACTAAACCTTCCCGTCAAGGGGGATTCACCTACATGGGGCTACAGGGGGTGACTAAGAGACCCACAGTCATAAGAGTTCCCAGTAAAACTGACAAAA ACCCTGAAGAGGCAGCAGATGTTCCTCCACCTTTACCTGTGCAGAAAGCTGTGGGCGGCCCACCTACACCTGCTAAACCTTCTCGTGAA GACTCCTTCAGTTTCTCATCTGATATGTCTCTTCCGCCACG GCCCAGTGGAGGAAAGGTTCTACCTCCACGACCGCCACCAGCTAAAGCAGGCCCAGGAAGACCTCCTCCTCCACGGAAAGATGGCTCCCAACGTCGGCCCTCAGATCCAGGAGTTTCACAAATAGTGCcatcaaaacaacagcaacctCAATGGCAGCAGCAAAACCGTAGAGCTTCAAAAAAAGGACCTGCCCTACCGCCGAGACCCAACCCTGGACATCGTCTTTACAATAAATACACC CTTGAGATCCCCCACGGTGTTGCTGAGTATGACTACAATGGCACTAACACTGGGGAGCTCTCTTTTCAG AAAAATGAAGTTCTCGTCTTGCTTGAGGAATTGGACAATAAAACCTTTGTATGTCAAGTGGGAAACGCTAAGGGCACCgtgcagaaaacacacatgaagATTATTACACCCTTAATAAGTATACCCAGAAATCCAGTACTTCAG aaaaacagTTCTTTCAGTGGTATGGTGGAAAATACTGGATCTTCACAAGTGCAGGCCCTGTATGACTTCACTCCAG AGGGGCCTGGAGAGCTGATGTTGAAGGCTGGTGATGTGGTGTCTAATGTAGAACAGCTGGACAGTGAGTGGTACATGGGTACATGCAGAAACATCACTGGATTCTTCCCCATTAACTATGTCAAGACACTG CCTGCTACATCTGCGCCACCACCCAGAAATGAATGGAAAACCAAACCATTTCCTGATCCTGTCAG AGGCCCAAGGTGTGTTGCGAGGTTCGACTTTGAGGGAGAGCAGGGCGATGAGCTCTCGTTCTCTGAAGGTGATGTGATTCGGCTCAAAGAATATGTGGGAGAGGAGTGGGCTCGTGGGGAAGTCGGTGGTCACGCTGGTATTTTCCCTCTCAACTTTGTGGAAGTGCTTGAGGATCTTCCCTCAATGCAAAAATCTGTTCCGAATAAGATTGCACTACCTG GAATGGCCGGATCACCTAACACACGAATGTCTTACACAGCCACTGAG GTTGAACGTAATGGTGAAGAGTGGGCTGTGGCACTGTATGACTTCACAGCAGAGACGGACGAGGATCTGCCCTTCCAGCAGGGAGACAGGGTCCTGGTCACCGCTCACATAGACGATGAATGGTGGAGCGGACGGGTCAATGGCAGAGAAGGCTTCTTCCCCAAAGCCTTCGTAGAGACTCTTCCAG GAGGAAGAAAGTGGTAG
- the sh3d19 gene encoding SH3 domain-containing protein 19 isoform X5: protein MAEARYDGDEDFSNVAIARRNSTDRSEKNKAEHLHISQGPLSSIKAAFKRTSARAHSQPDCSRERRRPEITILSAEPLTATSWHSGVSRQIPSTAFTTQPIWSESVLTSAQLPPSYEQVIKEKTKEQVTTPLPSPRRSHTTIATQTDSLEENVTHPDSCTLQNPSGVSEKQPKKPPRPSLPCKPDQKNRSSTCTSNSQPNVDVVSITRPVPQPRSKTNPLSSSNQVNVQPLIPLQDSWEGCPVTLVETSDAHSGKYLQELLDVFSSDPQSDLSDSVSIQGEQTRQSENMTSFHSDRNILSKIQAFESQSSKENDESSVPFPRPRKVFAKPPVLAPKPSIAPRPSVKKPKEEQVSEFVSHLYEEVDMPPMPAPRPQLLKKPSLDFRNVDSQPSFRTALIPPSRPSLVRGKNVSSPDEEEVALKGPPTPLKPSKDLLNLNNHNSTALLSNITSTANMLGNDYMDAPLNHSPTKPSRQGGFTYMGLQGVTKRPTVIRVPSKTDKNPEEAADVPPPLPVQKAVGGPPTPAKPSREVRPYSAISTNNSRATSNQADSFSFSSDMSLPPRPSGGKVLPPRPPPAKAGPGRPPPPRKDGSQRRPSDPGVSQIVPSKQQQPQWQQQNRRASKKGPALPPRPNPGHRLYNKYTLEIPHGVAEYDYNGTNTGELSFQKNEVLVLLEELDNKTFVCQVGNAKGTVQKTHMKIITPLISIPRNPVLQKNSSFSGMVENTGSSQVQALYDFTPEGPGELMLKAGDVVSNVEQLDSEWYMGTCRNITGFFPINYVKTLVTGVQKYSLHTEVDGEHVGDVSTVINNLFKPATSAPPPRNEWKTKPFPDPVRGPRCVARFDFEGEQGDELSFSEGDVIRLKEYVGEEWARGEVGGHAGIFPLNFVEVLEDLPSMQKSVPNKIALPGMAGSPNTRMSYTATEVERNGEEWAVALYDFTAETDEDLPFQQGDRVLVTAHIDDEWWSGRVNGREGFFPKAFVETLPGGRKW, encoded by the exons ATGGCTGAAGCCCGCTATGATGGAGATGAAGATTTTTCAAATGTTGCCATTGCGAGAAGAAATTCAACAG AtcgttcagaaaaaaataaagcagagcACTTACATATAAG tcaaggACCCCTTTCTTCAatcaaagcagcttttaaaaGAA CTTCTGCAAGAGCTCACTCGCAACCGGACTGCTCCAGAGAAAGAAG GCGTCCAGAGATAACCATCCTATCGGCAGAGCCGCTAACAGCCACTTCTTGGCATTCAGGGGTGTCCAGACAAATACCATCCACAGCTTTCACCACACAACCAATCTGGAGTGAGAGTGTTCTGACCTCTGCTCAG CTCCCACCATCCTATGAGCAGGTGATCAAGGAGAAGACTAAAGAGCAGGTTACCACACCTTTACCATCTCCACGACGCTCGCACACAACTATTGCCACACAGACTGACTCACTAGAGGAGAATGTGACGCATCCTGATTCCTGCACACTCCAAAATCCCAGTGGAG TTTCAGAGAAGCAGCCAAAAAAACCACCTCGGCCATCATTGCCCTGCAAACCAGATCAAAAAAACAGATCCTCTACATGCACTTCCAACTCTCAGCCCAATGTCGATGTAGTCTCAATCACACGTCCAGTGCCTCAACCACGTTCTAAAACAAATCCCTTGAGCTCATCCAACCAGGTCAATGTGCAACCTCTGATACCACTGCAAGACAGCTGGGAAGGTTGTCCTGTAACACTTGTGGAGACTTCTGATGCCCATTCAGGCAAGTATCTGCAGGAACTCTTAGATGTCTTCAGCTCTGATCCTCAAAGTGATCTGAGCGACAGTGTCAGCATCCAGGGAGAGCAGACGAGGCAAAGTGAAAACATGACCTCCTTTCACAGCGACCGCAACATCCTTTCAAAAATACAGGCCTTTGAAAGTCAGTCGAGCAAAGAGAACGATGAATCTTCTGTACCTTTTCCCCGTCCTCGTAAGGTTTTTGCCAAACCACCTGTGCTGGCACCAAAACCCTCCATTGCCCCACGACCGTCTGTAAAAAAGCCCAAAGAAGAGCAGGTTTCAGAATTTGTGAGTCACTTATACGAAGAGGTTGACATGCCACCCATGCCAGCTCCAAGACCTCAGCTTCTCAAAAAACCATCTTTAGACTTTAGAAATGTTGACTCTCAGCCTTCCTTCAGGACAGCCCTTATTCCACCGTCACGACCTTCATTGGTCAGAGGTAAGAATGTAAGTTCCCCGGATGAGGAAGAAGTGGCATTGAAAGGACCTCCCACCCCACTCAAGCCAAGCAAAGACCTGCTGAACCTCAATAACCATAATTCCACTGCACTTCTGTCTAACATCACATCCACAGCGAACATGCTTGGCAATGACTATATGGATGCTCCCCTTA ATCATTCTCCCACTAAACCTTCCCGTCAAGGGGGATTCACCTACATGGGGCTACAGGGGGTGACTAAGAGACCCACAGTCATAAGAGTTCCCAGTAAAACTGACAAAA ACCCTGAAGAGGCAGCAGATGTTCCTCCACCTTTACCTGTGCAGAAAGCTGTGGGCGGCCCACCTACACCTGCTAAACCTTCTCGTGAAGTGAGACCTTATTCAGCTATCTCAACAAACAACAGCCGTGCAACAAGCAACCAAGCA GACTCCTTCAGTTTCTCATCTGATATGTCTCTTCCGCCACG GCCCAGTGGAGGAAAGGTTCTACCTCCACGACCGCCACCAGCTAAAGCAGGCCCAGGAAGACCTCCTCCTCCACGGAAAGATGGCTCCCAACGTCGGCCCTCAGATCCAGGAGTTTCACAAATAGTGCcatcaaaacaacagcaacctCAATGGCAGCAGCAAAACCGTAGAGCTTCAAAAAAAGGACCTGCCCTACCGCCGAGACCCAACCCTGGACATCGTCTTTACAATAAATACACC CTTGAGATCCCCCACGGTGTTGCTGAGTATGACTACAATGGCACTAACACTGGGGAGCTCTCTTTTCAG AAAAATGAAGTTCTCGTCTTGCTTGAGGAATTGGACAATAAAACCTTTGTATGTCAAGTGGGAAACGCTAAGGGCACCgtgcagaaaacacacatgaagATTATTACACCCTTAATAAGTATACCCAGAAATCCAGTACTTCAG aaaaacagTTCTTTCAGTGGTATGGTGGAAAATACTGGATCTTCACAAGTGCAGGCCCTGTATGACTTCACTCCAG AGGGGCCTGGAGAGCTGATGTTGAAGGCTGGTGATGTGGTGTCTAATGTAGAACAGCTGGACAGTGAGTGGTACATGGGTACATGCAGAAACATCACTGGATTCTTCCCCATTAACTATGTCAAGACACTG GTGACAGGTgtgcaaaaatattctttacacaCTGAGGTTGATGGTGAACATGTTGGTGACGTCTCTACCGTTATCAATAATCTTTTTAAGCCTGCTACATCTGCGCCACCACCCAGAAATGAATGGAAAACCAAACCATTTCCTGATCCTGTCAG AGGCCCAAGGTGTGTTGCGAGGTTCGACTTTGAGGGAGAGCAGGGCGATGAGCTCTCGTTCTCTGAAGGTGATGTGATTCGGCTCAAAGAATATGTGGGAGAGGAGTGGGCTCGTGGGGAAGTCGGTGGTCACGCTGGTATTTTCCCTCTCAACTTTGTGGAAGTGCTTGAGGATCTTCCCTCAATGCAAAAATCTGTTCCGAATAAGATTGCACTACCTG GAATGGCCGGATCACCTAACACACGAATGTCTTACACAGCCACTGAG GTTGAACGTAATGGTGAAGAGTGGGCTGTGGCACTGTATGACTTCACAGCAGAGACGGACGAGGATCTGCCCTTCCAGCAGGGAGACAGGGTCCTGGTCACCGCTCACATAGACGATGAATGGTGGAGCGGACGGGTCAATGGCAGAGAAGGCTTCTTCCCCAAAGCCTTCGTAGAGACTCTTCCAG GAGGAAGAAAGTGGTAG